The Pseudomonas sp. DG56-2 genome contains a region encoding:
- a CDS encoding YoaK family protein — protein sequence MLPGSTYASARSVRVAKLRGKVGLYFVAALSVLAGMTDAIGFMATGDFVSFMSGNTTRLAVSLGEGEVGLVLRIGAVLLAFVLGNALGVVIARISGRRPLPLLLIIAALLAVAGLIPLDWQLPALIAAVTAMGMINAVVEEVNGLPIGLTYVTGALSRFGRGLGRALMGERRQGWRVQLIPWSGMFVGAIIGVLLEQAFDLSALLFSALLAAVLGFISLKIPRRWQLGYMPR from the coding sequence ATGCTGCCAGGTTCTACTTACGCTTCGGCGCGGTCTGTACGAGTGGCCAAGTTACGCGGCAAAGTCGGTTTGTATTTTGTCGCTGCGCTATCGGTCCTGGCCGGCATGACCGATGCAATCGGCTTCATGGCCACGGGTGATTTTGTTTCGTTCATGAGCGGCAACACCACGCGCCTGGCCGTCTCGTTGGGCGAAGGTGAAGTGGGGCTGGTGCTGCGCATCGGCGCGGTACTGTTGGCCTTTGTTCTGGGCAACGCCCTGGGTGTGGTAATCGCCCGGATCAGTGGCCGCCGCCCGTTGCCGCTGCTGTTGATCATTGCCGCGCTGTTGGCCGTGGCCGGCCTGATTCCGCTGGACTGGCAACTGCCGGCGCTGATCGCAGCGGTCACCGCCATGGGCATGATCAATGCAGTGGTCGAGGAAGTGAATGGCCTGCCGATCGGCCTCACCTACGTGACGGGAGCGCTATCGCGGTTTGGCCGTGGCCTGGGGCGGGCATTGATGGGAGAGCGCCGGCAAGGTTGGCGTGTGCAACTGATTCCCTGGAGCGGAATGTTCGTCGGCGCAATCATTGGCGTGCTGCTGGAACAGGCCTTCGATCTGAGCGCTCTGCTGTTCAGCGCTCTGCTCGCTGCCGTGCTCGGGTTCATTTCGCTGAAAATCCCCCGGCGCTGGCAGCTAGGCTATATGCCCCGCTGA
- a CDS encoding DUF1641 domain-containing protein: MEVTETLALQAENPGLEALLNKLQPLLDGGRLDNLVDLASLLSDLVDLLDAPLVEKLSVQYEEATALTWNLGNAIRQAKAQTREQPTPPSLYGLLSILRDPDTRQGCALVLRVLNALGKQH, from the coding sequence ATGGAAGTAACCGAGACACTCGCCTTGCAGGCCGAAAATCCAGGGCTCGAGGCGTTGCTGAACAAACTCCAGCCCTTGCTCGATGGCGGTCGCCTGGACAACCTGGTCGACCTGGCGTCGCTGCTGTCCGACCTTGTCGATTTGCTCGATGCGCCGCTGGTAGAAAAGCTCTCGGTGCAATACGAAGAAGCTACGGCGCTGACCTGGAACCTTGGCAATGCCATTCGCCAGGCCAAAGCCCAAACCCGCGAACAACCGACACCGCCCAGCCTCTATGGCTTGCTGTCGATTCTGCGCGATCCGGATACCCGCCAGGGATGTGCCTTGGTGCTGAGAGTATTGAACGCCCTCGGCAAACAGCATTGA
- a CDS encoding FAD/NAD(P)-binding oxidoreductase, producing the protein MAKHILIVGGGVGGTMLANQLVSKLYPEILRDQVRITLLSNCPDHFYKPAFMYVAFDLFFQEELKRPERSLLRPEIDFQVQDATRFDFAAQAVHTRSGKRFGYDFLVIATGCIPAPERIEGLAQGGDHFYQYQPARQLAKRLASIEKGRIFVTVSFPQTPNVPHQCGIAPIETTLMLDDYLRRRGVRDNIEIIYTYPTTAQLLRNCLFLQRPTGEILPGIFAQKNIKFQRGFTLAKVDPDQRIAYSEEGDAQPYDILMATPPIRAVDAVLESGVSQAANNEGWLPTNHETLQVYGLHGVYVIGDTVDLPVSKAGGACHNQAPVIANNIAGEIRLGTTVAVYDGKVQAAAQMGLNAGMPLTYDYRHDVLPTPPTKLGGLLRNGLNRGLYWAAARGML; encoded by the coding sequence ATGGCAAAGCATATTCTTATCGTCGGGGGTGGGGTTGGCGGCACCATGCTAGCCAACCAGTTGGTCAGCAAACTGTATCCGGAGATACTTCGCGATCAGGTGCGTATCACGCTGCTGTCCAATTGTCCCGATCATTTCTATAAGCCGGCCTTCATGTACGTGGCCTTCGACTTGTTCTTCCAGGAAGAGTTGAAACGCCCGGAGCGGTCGTTGCTGCGTCCGGAAATCGACTTTCAGGTGCAGGACGCCACGCGTTTCGATTTTGCCGCTCAGGCCGTGCACACCCGTAGCGGCAAACGCTTTGGGTATGACTTTCTGGTGATTGCTACTGGCTGTATCCCGGCCCCTGAGCGTATCGAAGGGCTTGCACAGGGTGGTGATCATTTCTATCAATACCAACCGGCGCGTCAGCTTGCCAAGCGCCTGGCGAGTATCGAGAAAGGACGAATCTTCGTGACAGTGTCCTTTCCGCAAACACCCAACGTGCCGCATCAGTGCGGTATCGCGCCCATTGAAACCACGCTTATGCTCGATGACTATTTGCGTCGCCGGGGTGTACGCGACAACATCGAGATCATCTACACATACCCAACCACCGCACAGCTCCTGCGCAATTGCCTGTTTTTGCAGCGTCCGACCGGAGAGATCCTGCCCGGCATTTTTGCCCAGAAGAACATCAAGTTTCAGCGTGGTTTTACCTTGGCCAAGGTCGATCCGGATCAACGCATCGCCTATTCCGAAGAGGGGGATGCACAGCCGTACGACATCCTCATGGCCACGCCGCCGATCCGCGCGGTGGATGCGGTGCTCGAAAGCGGTGTGTCCCAGGCGGCCAACAATGAAGGCTGGCTGCCGACCAACCACGAGACCTTGCAGGTTTATGGCCTGCACGGGGTGTATGTGATTGGCGATACCGTCGATCTGCCGGTCAGCAAGGCGGGAGGTGCTTGTCACAATCAGGCGCCGGTGATTGCCAACAACATCGCCGGCGAGATTCGTCTGGGTACCACCGTGGCGGTGTATGACGGCAAGGTCCAGGCTGCCGCGCAGATGGGCCTGAACGCGGGCATGCCCCTGACCTACGATTATCGCCATGATGTGTTGCCTACGCCGCCGACCAAGCTCGGCGGCCTGCTGCGCAATGGACTCAACCGTGGCCTGTATTGGGCAGCGGCACGGGGCATGCTATGA
- a CDS encoding SOS response-associated peptidase, whose protein sequence is MCGRLSQYHGIHDFVDALSMPGALVNEVGEQPLAHFNVAPSSNVAVITPKQVRWLRWGWRPHWAHDRAPPINARVEKVAHSPFFRAIWGQRLLVPVDGWFEWVDEGQAKKQPYYIHRRDGLPAFCAGIGQWRMAEDDGFVIVTADSVGGMVDIHDRRPVVFAPELARDWLNPACDKAQAEQMLVNLGEPAEAFAWYRVDKAVGNVRNQGAGLIQPQP, encoded by the coding sequence ATGTGTGGAAGACTCAGCCAGTACCATGGCATCCACGACTTCGTCGACGCACTGAGCATGCCCGGTGCCCTGGTCAATGAAGTAGGCGAGCAGCCATTAGCACACTTCAACGTCGCGCCGAGTAGCAACGTCGCCGTCATCACACCCAAGCAAGTTCGCTGGCTACGTTGGGGTTGGCGCCCGCATTGGGCTCATGATCGGGCGCCACCGATCAATGCGCGGGTCGAGAAAGTGGCGCACTCCCCCTTCTTTCGGGCGATCTGGGGGCAGCGGCTGTTGGTCCCGGTCGATGGCTGGTTCGAATGGGTCGATGAAGGCCAGGCAAAAAAGCAGCCCTATTACATCCACCGCCGTGATGGCCTGCCGGCGTTCTGCGCTGGCATTGGCCAATGGCGCATGGCCGAGGATGATGGCTTTGTCATTGTGACCGCCGACAGTGTGGGCGGCATGGTCGATATCCATGACCGCCGCCCGGTGGTGTTCGCGCCAGAGTTGGCCAGGGATTGGTTGAACCCTGCGTGTGACAAAGCGCAGGCAGAGCAGATGCTGGTCAACCTGGGTGAGCCCGCCGAGGCTTTCGCCTGGTACCGAGTCGATAAAGCGGTAGGCAATGTACGCAACCAGGGTGCCGGGCTAATACAGCCTCAGCCATAG
- a CDS encoding SLC13 family permease: MNHELLWVLGLLFTSVVLFIANRPRMDVVALLVIVALPLTGILSVQEALAGFSDPNVVLIAALFVIGEGLVRTGIAYRIGEWMADRAGNSEVRLLVLLMVCVAGLGSVMSSTGVVAIFIPVVLSIAARMKVSPSRLMMPLSFAGLISGMLSLVATPPNVVVHSELVRHGETGFSFFSFTPFGLVILVLGIGYMLLTRHWLSGEVRKDGSPQTRRTLLDLIIDYKLAGRERRLRVRPDSPLIGHSLSELKLRTVHGANVVGIERQHKFTTRVISPDSSTTVHEDDVLLLDLFAPRDDLRSLCQTMKLEPLHFKAAYFIDQSHAVGMAEVAVVPGSQLIGKSVLELNFRSRWDLNVVGLRRGQTAIEEQLVEEKLKLGDTLLVIGPWKSVRQLQAQPRDFLVLSLPAEVDNVAPALNQAPYALISLAVMVGLMISGVVPNVIAALIACLLMGAGRCIDMNSAYRAIHWQSLILIVGMLPFALALQKTGGIAIAVEVLVRVLGEAGPYMILACLFAITAIIGLFISNTATAVLMAPVAISTAEQLGASPYPFAMIVALAASAAFMTPVSSPVNTLVLGPGQYRFADFVKVGVPFTLLVMVVSVFMVPWIFAL, encoded by the coding sequence ATGAATCACGAATTGCTCTGGGTGCTTGGCCTGCTGTTTACCAGCGTGGTCTTGTTCATCGCCAATCGGCCACGCATGGATGTGGTCGCCCTGCTGGTGATCGTGGCGCTTCCACTGACCGGTATTCTCAGTGTTCAAGAAGCCCTGGCAGGGTTCAGTGACCCCAACGTGGTGTTGATTGCAGCGCTGTTCGTTATCGGTGAAGGCTTGGTGCGCACGGGCATTGCCTACCGGATTGGCGAGTGGATGGCCGATCGTGCCGGTAACAGCGAAGTGCGTCTGCTGGTGCTGTTGATGGTGTGTGTGGCGGGGCTGGGTTCGGTGATGAGTTCCACTGGCGTCGTGGCCATTTTCATTCCAGTGGTTTTGAGCATTGCCGCGCGGATGAAGGTATCGCCGAGCCGCCTGATGATGCCGCTGAGTTTTGCCGGTTTGATCAGTGGCATGCTCAGCCTCGTCGCCACCCCGCCCAACGTCGTGGTGCACAGTGAACTGGTACGCCATGGTGAGACTGGCTTCAGCTTTTTCAGTTTTACCCCATTTGGCCTGGTGATCCTCGTGCTGGGCATTGGCTATATGCTGCTGACCCGTCATTGGCTCAGCGGTGAAGTGCGCAAGGACGGCAGCCCTCAAACCCGGCGTACCCTGCTCGACCTGATCATCGATTACAAGCTGGCTGGCCGCGAGCGGCGTCTGCGGGTGCGTCCGGACTCGCCCCTGATCGGCCACAGCTTGAGCGAATTGAAATTGCGCACCGTGCATGGCGCCAACGTTGTCGGCATCGAGCGCCAGCACAAATTCACCACCCGCGTGATCAGTCCCGATTCCAGCACCACCGTGCATGAGGACGATGTGTTGTTGCTCGACCTGTTCGCCCCGCGTGACGATCTGCGCAGCCTGTGCCAGACCATGAAACTGGAACCGCTGCACTTCAAGGCGGCCTACTTCATCGATCAATCCCACGCGGTGGGCATGGCCGAAGTGGCTGTGGTGCCCGGCTCGCAACTGATTGGCAAAAGCGTGCTGGAGCTGAATTTTCGTAGCCGCTGGGACCTCAACGTGGTGGGTTTGCGGCGCGGCCAGACAGCGATTGAAGAACAACTGGTGGAAGAAAAGCTCAAGCTTGGCGACACCCTGTTGGTGATCGGCCCGTGGAAGTCCGTGCGCCAACTGCAGGCACAACCTCGGGACTTCCTGGTATTGAGCTTGCCGGCCGAAGTCGATAACGTCGCCCCGGCACTGAACCAGGCACCTTATGCGCTGATTAGCCTGGCAGTGATGGTCGGCCTGATGATCAGCGGGGTGGTGCCTAACGTCATTGCGGCCCTGATTGCTTGCCTGCTGATGGGCGCCGGCCGCTGCATCGACATGAACAGCGCTTACCGTGCGATTCACTGGCAGAGCCTGATATTGATCGTCGGTATGCTGCCCTTTGCCTTGGCCTTGCAGAAAACCGGCGGTATTGCCATTGCAGTGGAGGTGCTGGTGCGCGTGCTGGGTGAGGCCGGGCCTTACATGATCCTTGCCTGCCTGTTCGCCATTACTGCAATCATCGGCTTGTTCATTTCAAATACGGCAACAGCAGTACTGATGGCCCCGGTAGCTATCAGTACTGCTGAACAGCTGGGCGCCTCGCCCTACCCCTTCGCGATGATCGTGGCCCTGGCGGCATCGGCTGCATTCATGACGCCGGTCTCGTCACCGGTAAACACGTTGGTCCTGGGCCCTGGACAGTATCGATTCGCCGACTTCGTCAAAGTCGGCGTGCCCTTCACTTTGCTAGTGATGGTGGTCAGCGTATTTATGGTGCCGTGGATTTTTGCCCTGTAA
- a CDS encoding DUF3313 domain-containing protein: MRNHLFAPVLCLSLLVVGCSQTRVSPKEYSGFLRNYDQLSEHKTASGDSVLRWVSPRLQMERYTEVYIAPSQFYPQPKASERIPDSTLKAITTYYDAALKRELGKVLNLVELPGPNTLIVRPAITSVGAHTQSLHFYEYLPVTLVAAGVSSAIGVRDLDSVIATEAAFLDGGSRAVVAEVVRKGTGLPLENDDQVMTAENLKQVLDGWAQDWRNAAVTLKQQNAAAFTGQKSTAP, from the coding sequence ATGCGTAATCATCTGTTTGCACCGGTGTTGTGCCTGTCGCTACTGGTGGTTGGGTGCAGCCAGACCCGTGTATCGCCCAAGGAGTATTCCGGCTTTCTGCGCAATTACGATCAGTTGAGCGAACACAAGACGGCATCCGGCGACTCGGTGCTGCGTTGGGTAAGCCCGAGATTGCAGATGGAGCGCTACACCGAGGTCTATATCGCGCCAAGCCAGTTCTACCCACAACCCAAGGCCAGCGAGCGGATACCCGATTCGACCTTGAAAGCGATAACCACCTATTACGATGCGGCGCTCAAGCGTGAGCTGGGCAAGGTGCTTAACCTGGTCGAACTGCCTGGACCCAACACCCTGATTGTGCGGCCGGCAATTACCTCGGTGGGCGCGCATACCCAGTCATTGCACTTCTATGAGTACCTGCCTGTCACCTTGGTCGCAGCGGGGGTCAGCAGCGCCATTGGCGTTCGCGACCTGGACAGCGTAATCGCCACCGAAGCGGCCTTCCTCGATGGCGGCAGCCGTGCTGTGGTCGCCGAGGTGGTGCGCAAGGGCACCGGCTTGCCGCTGGAAAACGACGATCAGGTCATGACCGCCGAAAACCTCAAACAGGTGCTTGATGGCTGGGCCCAGGATTGGCGCAATGCTGCTGTTACCTTGAAACAGCAAAACGCCGCTGCTTTTACAGGGCAAAAATCCACGGCACCATAA
- a CDS encoding response regulator, with amino-acid sequence MSRLLIVDDDVEICALLKKFFVMHGYEVDLAANGTAMWSAIEKQRPDTIILDLMLPGESGLNLCQKLRTSTGIPIIMLTAMDELSDRIVGLELGADDYVGKPFDARELLARLRAVQRRAGEQLRAQSEETRPLIRFDDWQLDVTRRELRTPQGVMVPLSAGEFDLLLVFLEHPQRILTREQLIDLARGQGHEAYDRSIDVQVSRLRRKIEPDSKRPALIRTVRNGGYLFDAKVSRS; translated from the coding sequence GTGAGCAGACTGCTGATCGTCGATGACGACGTGGAAATTTGTGCCCTGCTGAAGAAGTTTTTTGTCATGCATGGCTACGAAGTCGACCTGGCCGCAAACGGCACGGCAATGTGGTCGGCGATCGAAAAGCAGCGCCCGGATACCATCATTCTCGATCTGATGCTGCCTGGCGAAAGCGGCCTGAACCTGTGCCAGAAGTTGCGCACCAGCACCGGCATTCCAATCATCATGCTCACTGCCATGGATGAGCTGAGCGACCGCATTGTCGGCCTGGAACTAGGCGCCGACGACTATGTGGGCAAGCCATTCGACGCACGCGAGCTATTGGCTCGGTTACGCGCGGTGCAACGTCGCGCTGGCGAACAGCTACGCGCCCAGAGCGAAGAAACCCGCCCACTGATCCGCTTCGACGACTGGCAATTGGATGTCACCCGCCGGGAATTGCGCACACCACAAGGCGTAATGGTGCCGCTGTCGGCCGGTGAGTTCGATTTGCTTCTGGTCTTTCTTGAACACCCACAGCGCATTCTCACCCGCGAGCAGTTGATCGACCTGGCCCGCGGCCAGGGGCATGAGGCCTATGATCGCAGCATCGACGTGCAGGTCAGCCGTTTGCGACGCAAGATTGAACCTGACAGCAAACGCCCGGCATTGATTCGCACTGTACGTAATGGCGGCTATCTGTTCGATGCCAAGGTCAGCCGCTCATGA
- a CDS encoding HAMP domain-containing sensor histidine kinase: MTRLGLHHDGISRRIALTIIAAMLISVALNILFVQLAGVWARPPLSQTGLIEQIAVTSRVLDAAPAEQRERLASTASNPLLQVQWSRQRAALALPGNGELIDLATVPELQKLLANPPRRVEGFQPGDWPDNDPDAHYKLVMQLADGSWLAFTPPHRSWGLSSGMRFTIIGILALIAALLVAWVATRQLAGPLQRFARAAQRFGSDLRAPPIRLEGPHELRQAITAFNTMQAQIQHFIAERTQMLAAISHDLRAPLTRMRLRGEFIEDAEQQRKLFRDVDEMQSMINAALGFFRDETHLETTTPFDLAELLQTLVDDYRDQQIGIDFQGPTNLVYVGRPLGLKRAVTNLLENAIKYAHPPSIRLSSSAHSLFIDISDRGPGIPQEALERVFVPFFRLESSRNRNTGGVGLGLPSARTAVREQGGELTLSNQPGGGLMARIELPRIND; this comes from the coding sequence ATGACCCGCCTGGGCCTGCACCATGACGGCATCAGCCGCCGCATCGCCTTGACCATCATTGCCGCGATGTTGATCTCGGTGGCGCTGAACATTCTGTTCGTGCAACTGGCCGGGGTCTGGGCACGACCGCCACTGAGCCAGACCGGGCTGATCGAACAGATTGCCGTGACCAGTCGTGTGCTCGACGCCGCACCCGCCGAGCAACGCGAACGGCTTGCCAGCACCGCCAGCAATCCGCTGCTACAGGTGCAGTGGAGCCGACAGCGTGCGGCCCTGGCGCTGCCGGGTAACGGTGAGCTGATCGACCTGGCAACCGTGCCGGAACTGCAAAAATTACTGGCCAACCCTCCCCGCCGGGTTGAAGGTTTTCAACCCGGCGACTGGCCCGACAACGATCCCGACGCCCACTACAAGCTGGTGATGCAATTGGCTGACGGCAGTTGGCTGGCATTCACCCCGCCCCACCGTAGCTGGGGCCTCAGTTCAGGCATGCGCTTTACCATCATCGGTATCCTCGCGCTGATTGCTGCGCTGCTGGTGGCCTGGGTCGCCACGCGCCAGCTGGCGGGGCCCCTGCAACGTTTCGCTCGCGCCGCGCAGCGTTTTGGCAGTGACCTGCGGGCGCCGCCGATCCGCCTGGAAGGTCCGCATGAATTGCGCCAGGCCATCACCGCCTTCAACACCATGCAGGCACAGATCCAGCATTTCATTGCCGAGCGCACGCAAATGCTCGCCGCCATCTCCCATGACCTGCGCGCCCCGCTGACACGCATGCGCCTGCGCGGCGAGTTCATCGAAGACGCCGAGCAGCAACGCAAGCTGTTTCGGGATGTGGATGAAATGCAGAGCATGATCAATGCCGCGCTGGGCTTTTTTCGCGACGAAACCCACCTGGAAACCACCACGCCTTTCGACCTGGCCGAACTGCTGCAAACGCTGGTAGACGATTACCGCGACCAACAGATTGGCATCGACTTCCAGGGCCCGACCAACCTGGTTTACGTTGGCCGGCCGCTGGGCTTGAAACGTGCAGTGACCAACCTCCTGGAAAACGCGATCAAGTATGCGCACCCCCCTTCCATCCGCTTGAGCAGCAGCGCCCACAGCCTGTTCATCGATATCAGTGACCGTGGCCCGGGAATTCCCCAGGAAGCGCTGGAACGGGTGTTCGTACCGTTCTTTCGTCTTGAAAGCTCACGCAACCGCAACACCGGCGGTGTAGGGCTGGGACTGCCCTCGGCACGCACTGCGGTTCGTGAACAAGGTGGCGAACTGACCCTGAGCAATCAACCGGGTGGTGGCCTGATGGCGCGTATCGAATTGCCGCGAATCAACGACTAA
- a CDS encoding DUF6021 family protein → MSNNTRTGPHSSEHASNPPDLGFDPDSPDLADPQVDPIGPAKAPHKPKHDPEARENEYSPNFKSEPEDKPNRDADIDTDGG, encoded by the coding sequence ATGAGTAACAACACCCGCACCGGCCCTCACTCCTCCGAGCATGCATCCAACCCGCCTGATCTGGGCTTTGACCCTGATTCGCCGGATCTTGCAGATCCGCAAGTCGATCCGATTGGCCCGGCAAAAGCGCCGCACAAACCCAAGCATGACCCCGAGGCGCGTGAAAACGAGTACAGCCCCAACTTCAAGTCGGAGCCCGAAGACAAGCCCAATCGTGATGCCGACATTGATACCGATGGCGGTTAG